From the Bermanella sp. WJH001 genome, one window contains:
- a CDS encoding tRNA-uridine aminocarboxypropyltransferase → MEASFIYCIHCTLPLPTCVCQYAPKVSLATPCTLLYHPKEYTKRSNTGRLLKISTNIETTSWHRLKSSELEKQFKHYALFYPGEDTSTANNTHATTEQDHNEIQGYLILDATWQESQKMMRQSPWLAKLPRVSIKAPQSDYRLRRNQNQQGLSTLESVAYWLIEQNQRNCGLELIQFLNCFQDAYLKARQAGQLK, encoded by the coding sequence GTGGAAGCATCATTTATCTATTGTATTCACTGCACCCTGCCTTTGCCCACATGCGTTTGTCAGTATGCGCCTAAAGTTTCACTGGCAACACCCTGCACGCTACTTTATCACCCTAAAGAGTACACAAAACGCAGCAATACCGGGCGATTACTTAAAATATCAACCAATATTGAGACTACGAGTTGGCACCGCTTAAAAAGTTCTGAACTTGAGAAACAATTTAAGCACTATGCGCTATTTTACCCTGGTGAAGATACGTCTACTGCTAATAATACGCACGCAACCACTGAGCAAGATCACAATGAGATTCAAGGTTACCTAATTTTAGATGCCACATGGCAAGAATCCCAAAAGATGATGCGCCAAAGCCCTTGGTTAGCAAAGCTACCTAGGGTGAGCATAAAAGCACCACAGAGTGATTATCGCCTTAGACGTAATCAAAACCAGCAAGGGCTAAGTACATTAGAAAGCGTAGCTTATTGGTTAATTGAACAGAATCAAAGGAATTGCGGTCTAGAACTGATACAATTTTTAAACTGTTTTCAAGATGCCTATTTAAAGGCAAGACAAGCCGGACAACTAAAATAA